CAAAGACAAGGGTATAGATTATGTATTAGGTGCTGATGCTAGAGGCTTTATTTTTGCATCTGCTATAGCATATAATATAGGTGCAGGATTTGTTCCAGCAAGAAAAGCAGGTAAATTACCAGCTGAAACTGTAAGAGCTGAATATTCATTAGAATATGGAACTAATGTTTTAGAAATTCATAAGGATGCATTTGAAAAAGGTGCTAATGTTTTAATAGTTGATGATTTATTGGCTACAGGTGGAACTGCAAAAGCTATGGTAGATTTAGTAGAAGAATTAGGAGCAAAAGTATATGAGTTAGCTTTCTTAATAGAACTTGTAGACTTAAAAGGTAGAGATTCATTAAAAGATAAGGAAGTATATTCAATATTAAAATTTTAAATAACATAAAAAATACTCACAGAATGAGTATTTTTTTTATTCAAATATATCTGAAAGTTTAAATAATAAATAAACTTGTAATATAAATATTAAGGTAAGTATTAACACAGGTTTTACAGAAAGTTCTATTATAAATAAAGGTATAATATTAATTATCATTGTAAATGGTAATATATTAACAGCTGTTTCTAATAAGTATTCAAAATTTGTTATTTTTAATAATGCTTCCATCATTTTATCACTCCATCGTTTTATTTTTATAACACTAATATACCATATTTGCTTTAAAAACGCAACAATAAATTTAAAAAAATAAAAAAATGTTGCTTTTTTCTAACTCTAATGATATAATATGTTATATTATTAAAGCTGGAGGGAAGTTTATGATGGATCTAGGACAAACTTTAAAGAATGCCAGAGAAAGAAAAGGATATTCATTAAGGGAAGTTGAAGGTAAATTAAATGAAAAAGGAATAAGTTATGCACATACTAATATAAAGAGAATAGAAGATGGTGAAAATAATAAGACATCTATAAAAGTTTTGGCAGGACTTTGTGAAGTTTATTCTTTAGATAAAATAAATATCATGAATTTAGCTGGTGCTAACATAGAAGAATTTGTAGAGTTAAATGATATAGTAAAAAAAGCGACTTTATTCTTTAATGATAAAAATGTAGATGAAGATGATAAAAAGAAACTTTTAGAAGTTATGAATGAAATGTTCTATAAATCTAAATTTGATAAATAACTTAATGTCTTAAAACTAGTTTAGAAAGGTTTTAAGACATTTTTTATTTGAAATCTATTAAATTTTAAATAAAAATATAGTTTCAGTTTTTTAATTAAAGTTGTAATAATATGATTAGAGAATTTATTCACAAAGCTAGATTTTATGAAGTTTATGATACTTTATTAATCATTGACAAAAAGGTCAGGGGGGGGGGTATAATTAACTGAAAACAATGAAAGATATTAATAATAAATATAGGAGGAAAGATGTCAAAGTATAAGATGATAAGCTTATTAGCTATAGGAGTAGCATCATTAAGTGCAGAATACTACGTTAAAAACGATAGTAAAACAGAATTTGGTTATGAAAATGCCTTTACCAAAAAAGCATCAACAGAATTAAACTGGGGAGGAATATTTGGTAAAAACAAAGAAGTATTTACATTTGTAGGAGGTGAAGTAAACTTAGATAAAGATACTAACTTTGGAGGAGAAATCCTTTTAGGAATAAATGTAAAAAAAGCAATAACAAAAGATATAGGCTTAATATTAAATGCAGCCTATCAATATAATGATAAAGCAATGAATAAGAAAGCCTTTGAAGAAAATATAAGAGAAGTATTAAAAAGTAGAGGAGAATGGAAAGAAGAAATAGAAAAAGACAAATATAAACTAAAAAGATATTACCGTGGACAAGGATTAAGATTTAAAGGAGAAGAGACTTTATTTTCAGGAGTAGTAGATTATAACCATAAACTATTTAAACTACAAAGTGGAGTAATATATACAGCAGGATATGCAGCAAATTCAAATAATAGATTAGAAAGCTTTTTAAATTTAAAGACAAATAAATCAAACTATGATATAGAGTTAGACATAGATCATAAGTTTAAGTATGAAAGACCAGATCAAAAAACAGATAACGGCACTTATTCAAAAGGAGGAAGATTAAACATAGAATTAAGTGCAAGAGGTAATGTAGGAAATTTAAATACATATAATAAGGGCATAGTATATTTAGGGACAATAATACCAAGTAAGAAGGATTATCAAATAACAAGTGAGAATGAAGTTAAATATACTATTAATAACATTGAGCTATCAACAGCCTTTAATAATAAGTTAGCCTTTAGACAAGTAGAAAAAATAAATCCTGATAAATTAAAGATAAGATTACAACCAGAATTAAAACTAGGATTAAAGTATGCTAATAAGAATATAGACTTTGAAACAAATGGACTAATAAAGGGTAGGGTAGATCTTAAGAAAGAAAAACAGAAAAAAATAGAATTAGAAATGGATGAATACACTAAAGGAAATAATATATCAGCTAATAACACAGATATTAAGAGAGCAATTTCTAATATATATGTTGATAGTAGAGCAGGATATAAATTAGGAGTTTTCAACTTTAGGTTAGCAGGAAGATATGTAGGGGTAGTAAGTCTTAAAGAGAAAAGTAAAGACATTGATGCATATAACCAATATGCATTTGTAGGACCAGGAATAACATATGAGAGTAAGGTAAAGGAACTTAAATTAAGACATAGTTTTGATATAAGATATGAGATAGGGTATAAGGATAAGAAGACATTTAGTGTAATAAACTTTTGGAGTGATAATAGACAAGAGTATAAGGTAAATGATAAGTTATCATTAAAGGGAGAGGTAAACTTTACAAGTTCAAATAGATTCTCATTTATAGACAAGGACTCAGATAAAAATGAAATACTATTATTAGCAGACACAAAGGGGACAGTAGAATACAAACTAAATAACAAAACAGACCTTACTTCAACACTAGGGTTAAAGACTATATCACTGTTTAAAGAACATAATCAAAATGGTATGAGCGATAATAACAAACATGGAGATGAAAGTTTACACTTAGATGTAAAATATGCATTTAAGGTTTCAAATGAAAATAAGGTAACATATCAATTAAATAATAATATAGATATAGTAGGTAGAATAGATACAAGTTTTGCATATGGATTAAAATCAGATAAGTTATATGAGAGTTTAACAATGATAAAGAGAGAAAGAATAGGAGAAGATGGGATAATAACACATACAGAGGGAGATCTTAAGAAGATAAAGGAAGATGAACAAGCATTTGGAGCTGACAATAGAGCAATTTTATTAATATCACCGAGTGCAGAATTAAGTTTAAAATACTTAAATGATAAGCTACATGTTAAGCCAAGCTTAGGGGTAGATGTAAGTGCTAAGGTAGGTAAGGATAAGAGTAAGTTAGAATACAAAGCAGTAAATGTAAAAGCAAGATTACAAGTGGAATATAGATGGTAGGGGCTAGATAATGAAGGGAATAAAGACTTTAACATTATTATCTATAATGATGGTTAATATATCATTATCAGATAATATAGAAACTAATGCATTAATATTATCATCTAAGAGAAGAAACACATCTATATCAAAGAAAGCAAATGAAATAAAGAAAGTAAATGAAGTAAAAGAGGAGGATGACTTTTTTAACTTTAGTAAGGCAAAGAAGATAGAGTTGTTATTAAAGGTTAATAGTGAGAGTACTATTTTAAGTACAAGGAATATGTTTTTAAAGAATGAACTTTATGGTTCTGCTAAAATATATGAATTTTTAAAATTATCTGGTGGATTGGATTTCGGAGCTAAAACATTTAAACCTCAAAATTACTATGGAGCATTAGGATTAGACTTTAAAGAATTTGGTAGTATAGAGTTAAAATTACATTCTAGTAAGAAATTAGATTTAAAGTATGAGTATGAGAAGAAATTAAAGGATTTAGATATTAATTTAAACACATCATATTCTCTTTTTAATGCAGCTCGTAAATTAGCTGGCACAGATAATGAAATAAGGGTAGAACATCTTTATGCATTAAATGCTAATTTGGGATATAACCTAGGGAATAATTTTAAATTAATAACAGATTTAAATTTAAGTGCATCTACTTGGAAATTACTTAATAATTTTTTTATGTATAATCTTTCAATAGGAGCAGGATTAGATTACAAGAATAATGTATTAGCTGGAATATATATAGCTCATTATAATAAAAGAGAACAACGATTTATAGATGATGAACTTAGTACAAATCATGATCTTAATTCAAGATATAATAAAGGCTTTAGCTTTAGGGGATATGTGGGATATGAATGGGAGAAGAGGTTAAATGAAAGTAGTAAGTTAGGACTTGTTGGTAAAGTGGGGGCTAATTTAGATAAACAAATCATTAGTGATAGGAGTGAACTTAATGATGATGGTGAGGTGGAGGTTATTAGAGATTGGGGACCAATTACTATAAATAATAACTCCTTTGCAACAATAAATCCACAATTAGGATTAAAATACAAGGTTAATGATAACCTTAATATAGAAGCAGAATATGAAGCTAGTATACTATTTCATAAAACTGGATATATAGTAATGGGTAATAAGATAAGAACAGGATTGAAATATACATGGGAGAAATTAAGTGGTAAATCAATAATAGATGTATTAGCTTTAAATTCAAGTTCATCAAATGAGATATTTAAAAAGAATATATATGTAAGAGATAATACAGAATTAAGATTAAGACATGAAAAAAAAGAGAATAAACAATTAGCTAGTAATAATCCTTTAATTAAATATGAAGTGAAAAAAGAACTTAATATAGGAGCTTTAATAGGAAAGAATAAAGACCTATTTGTATTCCTTGGTGGAGAAGTAGTAGGAAAAGATTTAAAATACAAAATGGATAAAAAAACTAATTTAAAAACAATTGAAGGACTAGATGGGATAGCTAACATTGGATTAAACTTTAAAAGGAAGTTAAATAAGAATATAGAGCTTACATTTAATGGAGGATACCAACATAAAGGTGGAATGGAGGCAAATGTAAAAGAGGGGTTAAAGTTAAGAGGATTATGGGATAAGAAATATGAAGAAGATGAAATGGCAAGAAAAGAGTTTTATCATTCACAGGGATTAAGATTTAAAAATGATGAGGTATTAATATCAGGAGTATTAGATTTAGATTATGAGACAACTAAATCAAAGATAGGTATAATATATTCTGCTGAAGAACTAGTATATGAGAAAAGTAGGTTTGAAGGGTTCTTAAATCTAAATCAAAGATTAGGTAATTTTAACATAAATGGAAATTTTAATTACAAACTAAAAGACATACATGAAGTATTAGATAGAATGGGTAGAGTAAAGGGAGATGTATCTTTATCAGGAAAAGTAGGAAATTTAGAAATAATAGGGAAAACATATGTACACATAGGTTCTATAATAAGGAGTGATAAGGATAGAACATTTGGAGGAGAAGGAAGTTTAGTATATAAAAACAGAAATCTTAATTTAAAGACAACTTTAAAACATGAAACTATGTATGATTATAGTGAGAATGAAAGTAAAGAGATATATAGTAAACCAAGACCTAAAAAAGACAAGACTAATAGCTTGGTTCAAAAAGAAGAGTTTTTATTTAATTTAGGATACATCAATAAGAATATTGAACTTAAATCAAATATTAAAGTAAGAAGTAAAATATTAACAGATATTAAAAATGGAATTAAAATAGATACTAATAAATATAAGAAAAATGATACAAACAATAAGAACAAAGATTTTACAGTCTTATTAGCTTACACAGATAATGAGTTAAATACAAAGCTAGGAGATATTACTTTAAGACTTTCATCAAAATATAGATACAATATGGATATGAATGATATTAAAAAATTAACACATAAACATTTAGGATTAGCAGGGATTGGTATAACATATGATATTAAAACTGATGATCTAATGTTAAAAAATAGTGTTGATGCAAGATATTTAATATCATATTCTGATAATGAGGATTATTCTATAATAAATGCATGGATGGATAATAATGTAGACTATAGAGTAAACAATAATTTAAGATTAAAAGGAGAACTAAACTTAACTAGTTCAAATAAGGTTAAATTATTAGAGAAAAAAGGAATGGAAATATTAGCTTTAGGAGATTTAAAAGGTATAATAGAAGCTAATTTAAGTGATAAAGTTGAGCTTAAGAATGAAACAGGATTAAATGCAATAGTATTATTTGACTTTAAAAATGGAAATAATTCTATATCAAGTTCTTCAAAACAACAAAGTCCAGTATTAAAAGAATTGTTATTAGACACTACTCATAGTTATAAGGTGTATAATAAAAATAGTTTAGGTTATGAAATAGTAGATGGAATAAAGTTAATAAGTAATTTAGAATTTTCATATTTAAGTGGGTATAAATCAGATAAGTTATACAGTGTATTAAAAGATATAAAAAGAAAATTAATGGATGAAAATGGAATAATAGGAATAGGGAATAATGAAAAGAAAAAAATAGAAGAAGAAAAGTCTAAATATGAATCTAAAAGTGGCTTATCAGTAATAGCAATAAAACCTGGTATAGAGGGAGAATTTAAAATTTTAAATGATAGATTAACTGTAAAACCAAAAGTAGAAGTTCAAGTAAACTTTACTAATGATTCATATACAACATACAAGTATAAATCAACAAATGCAAAAGCAATATTAAATATTGACTATAAGTGGTAATATTAAAGGTGTTTAGGGTAAAACTTAAACATCTTTTTAATAAAATTAATACATGTATCAACAATCAAGAAAATTTACAATAAATAGTTTTTAATTTGTAATGTGATAAAACATATGTAACAAAAAATAAAAAAAGAGAGATACATTTGATATAATAGAGTTTGACAAAAACTAAAACAATCAAAGGAGTATCTCTCATGAGTATTATAACAGAAGAAATGAAATTTCGCCATAGATTATGTGAATATGCAATAAAAAATGGAGTAACTAAAGCAGCAAGGCGTTATCATACAAATAGACAATAGGTTCAAGAAAGCCCCATACAGAAGAAGAATTAATACTAATAAAGAATATGTTAAAAAAACATGGAAGTTATGGATTAGCCCAAGTATATGTTAGTTGTAAGAATAAGGGGTATAATAGAAGCTTTGGTAGTATGTGTAGGATCAAAGGGGATTAGATATTATCAGATAACTGCTATAGATGAGTATAGTAGGAAGAGGGTATTAAAGGTTGTAAAGGAAAAGAGTACATATGAGACATCAAAGTACATTAAGGAGTTAGAAAGGGCTATAGGCTTTAAGATAGAGACTATACAGGTAGATAATGGATATGAGTTTGTAAATGATAAAGATGTAACGGATAGGGAAGATGGAAAGATATTGTATAGTAGGAAAGAATTTAGGAGCGAGGAAGAATTAATAGAAAATGTTAAAAGGCATGAAAGGCTGTATAATAATAGGGCAAAGACAGTGCTTAATTTTAAGAGTCCAAATGAGGTTGTGAGGGAATACTTCACTAAGGTTAAGAAAGAGGCTTAAAAGGGCAACCCCAATCTCACTTCACACACTCTAACAATCAATTAAACACTAAACATTAAACAACACTTAACTAAACTAAACACTTAATTAAACACTTAGACAATTAACTAACTCTAACTTATATTAAATTTATTTCTTATTATGTAACATATGTATTGACAATTAAGAATTTACAATAAATAGTTTTTAATTTTAATTGAAAAAATATATAAAAGAATGTATAATTAAGATAAAAATAAAAAAATAGAAAAGGTGATTTAAATGGATAAAATAACTAGATTAAAAGAGATACTTGAAAAAAATAGAGCATATCAACATGCAATGACAATTTTATCTTGGGATTTAGAAACTGAAGCACCAGTAAATGCTGCTGTAAGTATATCTAAAACGTTAGGAACTTTAAGCGAACTTTCTTATTTAACATTAGTAAATGATGAAGTAAAAGATATAGTGTACGGTTTAAATTTTGATGAACTTAATGAAATAGATAAGAAATTAGTATTAAATCTAAAAAAAGATATTTTTGATAAAATGAGTAAGATACCTGTAGATGTGTATTCTAAATATTCTGAACTTTCTACTATATCTACTCAAAAATGGGGAGAAGCTAAAAGAAGTAATAATTTAGAAGTATATGCTCCATATTTAGAAGAAATAATAAGATATAATAAGGAGTTTATAAAATATAGAGG
The genomic region above belongs to Streptobacillus moniliformis DSM 12112 and contains:
- a CDS encoding helix-turn-helix domain-containing protein; its protein translation is MMDLGQTLKNARERKGYSLREVEGKLNEKGISYAHTNIKRIEDGENNKTSIKVLAGLCEVYSLDKINIMNLAGANIEEFVELNDIVKKATLFFNDKNVDEDDKKKLLEVMNEMFYKSKFDK
- a CDS encoding adenine phosphoribosyltransferase, which encodes MNKLEIQKLDEMIRSIPDFPEKGIIFRDITTALKDKEGLKLIIEDFTNRYKDKGIDYVLGADARGFIFASAIAYNIGAGFVPARKAGKLPAETVRAEYSLEYGTNVLEIHKDAFEKGANVLIVDDLLATGGTAKAMVDLVEELGAKVYELAFLIELVDLKGRDSLKDKEVYSILKF